In Synechocystis sp. PCC 6714, the following are encoded in one genomic region:
- a CDS encoding peroxiredoxin: MTEVLRVGQPAPDFTATAIVDQSFQTVKLSSYRGKYLVLFFYPLDFTFVCPTEIIAFSDRHSEFTALDAEILGISVDSEFSHLAWIQTERKLGGIGDINYPLVSDLKKEISQAYNVLEPDVGIALRGLFIIDREGILQYVTVNNLSFGRSVDETLRVLKAIRHVQSHPNEVCPVDWQEGDKTMIPDPEKAKTYFDAVAEAEVQA; this comes from the coding sequence ATGACAGAGGTATTAAGGGTAGGACAGCCAGCACCGGATTTCACCGCCACGGCGATCGTTGATCAAAGCTTCCAGACCGTTAAACTCAGCAGCTACCGGGGTAAATATCTGGTGCTATTCTTTTACCCCCTGGACTTTACCTTTGTTTGTCCCACGGAAATCATTGCCTTTAGCGATCGCCACAGCGAATTCACCGCCCTGGATGCGGAAATTTTAGGCATCTCTGTGGACAGCGAATTTTCCCACCTGGCCTGGATCCAAACGGAACGGAAACTGGGGGGCATCGGCGACATTAACTATCCCCTAGTATCAGATCTAAAAAAAGAAATTAGCCAAGCCTATAACGTGCTCGAACCCGATGTCGGCATTGCCCTGCGGGGACTCTTTATCATTGACCGGGAAGGCATTTTGCAATATGTCACTGTCAATAATCTTTCCTTTGGCCGCAGTGTGGACGAAACCCTCCGGGTGCTGAAGGCCATTCGCCATGTGCAGTCCCATCCCAATGAAGTTTGCCCAGTGGATTGGCAAGAGGGAGACAAAACCATGATTCCCGATCCGGAAAAGGCTAAAACCTATTTTGATGCGGTGGCGGAAGCGGAAGTTCAGGCCTAG
- a CDS encoding pentapeptide repeat-containing protein: protein MLPLIRIATAQTRWTKRGNSYHSRHGASLSMNINPLLRAYEHGVRHFPRENLQNADLSGFTLISVDFERANLIGCNLQRTFLTKARLDHCQMNWADLTYAKLNQADLTCADLTKASLYGAFAVKTNFQGAKLTGATLGHANLRGANLAGANLAGANVFAVNLREANLQGADLSWANLQESRLSLANLNGAKLWEADLRRAFMKEMDLSNICLQGLAMDGAKLTGSCLRGADCRRSSLRGANLRGTDLTGANFTGADLTGADLTGANLSQVIWNSTVAQRDHWQEAIADPAMLREGVVGLGYLQDNHNSHQGRQGININCFGGLKAAYAG from the coding sequence GTGCTTCCACTGATCAGGATTGCCACCGCCCAAACGCGCTGGACAAAGAGGGGCAACAGTTACCATTCTCGACATGGAGCTTCCTTGTCTATGAACATTAATCCTCTCCTGCGGGCCTATGAGCACGGTGTGCGCCACTTCCCCCGGGAAAATTTGCAAAATGCCGATCTATCGGGGTTTACTTTGATCTCGGTCGATTTCGAGCGAGCTAACCTGATTGGCTGTAATTTGCAGCGCACTTTTCTGACTAAAGCCCGTTTGGACCATTGCCAAATGAACTGGGCGGATTTGACTTACGCTAAATTGAACCAAGCAGATTTAACTTGCGCCGACTTGACTAAAGCCAGCCTCTACGGAGCTTTCGCCGTCAAAACCAATTTCCAGGGGGCTAAGCTGACCGGGGCAACCTTAGGCCATGCCAATCTCCGGGGAGCAAATCTAGCGGGAGCCAATCTAGCCGGGGCTAATGTTTTTGCCGTTAATTTGCGGGAGGCCAATTTGCAAGGTGCAGATTTGTCCTGGGCTAATTTGCAGGAGTCCCGCCTTAGTTTGGCCAATCTCAATGGAGCTAAGTTATGGGAAGCAGATTTACGCCGGGCTTTTATGAAAGAAATGGATCTGAGTAATATTTGCCTCCAAGGTCTGGCCATGGACGGCGCTAAGTTAACAGGCAGTTGTCTACGGGGAGCTGACTGTCGTCGCTCTAGTTTGCGGGGAGCTAACTTACGGGGGACTGACCTAACGGGAGCTAATTTTACCGGCGCAGACCTCACTGGAGCGGACCTAACGGGAGCCAATCTTTCCCAGGTGATTTGGAATAGTACCGTGGCGCAAAGGGATCATTGGCAGGAGGCGATCGCCGATCCGGCAATGTTACGGGAAGGGGTGGTGGGACTTGGATATCTTCAGGATAACCATAACAGCCATCAGGGACGCCAGGGAATAAACATTAACTGTTTCGGGGGGCTAAAGGCGGCCTATGCCGGCTGA
- a CDS encoding DUF751 family protein, translating into MGDFLANVSRYPRYLITFTLGIFFSVFTWLQPLLKNRVGAIALIGLLVSGFIFLYFTLRAMLGLTV; encoded by the coding sequence ATGGGTGATTTTTTAGCCAACGTTTCCCGCTACCCCCGGTATTTAATCACTTTTACCCTGGGGATATTTTTCTCCGTTTTTACCTGGCTCCAACCCCTGTTGAAAAATCGCGTGGGGGCGATCGCCCTGATTGGTCTTTTAGTGAGCGGATTCATTTTTCTCTATTTCACCCTGCGGGCCATGTTAGGATTGACCGTGTAG
- a CDS encoding translation initiation factor, translated as MARSQPPARIVYQEFGPLAEPASEEVVDLPPQQQNVRIQATRSGRKGKTVTVLTGLQLSTQGRQTLLKALKNICGSGGTLKDDCLEIQGDQREKILAYLLKQGYRAKISGG; from the coding sequence ATGGCCCGTTCCCAACCCCCAGCCCGCATTGTCTACCAAGAATTTGGCCCCCTAGCAGAGCCAGCATCGGAGGAAGTTGTTGATTTGCCTCCCCAACAGCAAAATGTCCGCATCCAGGCCACCCGCTCCGGCCGCAAAGGAAAAACGGTAACGGTGCTGACAGGTTTACAGTTATCAACCCAGGGACGGCAAACTCTACTTAAGGCCCTAAAGAACATCTGCGGCAGTGGGGGAACACTCAAGGACGATTGCCTGGAAATTCAGGGCGATCAACGGGAAAAAATTCTCGCTTATTTGTTAAAACAGGGCTACAGGGCTAAAATTAGTGGCGGTTAA
- the folD gene encoding bifunctional methylenetetrahydrofolate dehydrogenase/methenyltetrahydrofolate cyclohydrolase FolD translates to MTAVPPSCQILDGKALAQKMQGELQRDIAQLVAQGHRSPGLAVLMVGDNPASAVYVRNKERACEKLSMVSFGKHFPADTDQETLTAAIASLNEDERVDGILVQLPLPDHLDAVKLLHTIDPGKDADGLHPVNLGHLVRGETGLRSCTPAGVMALLAEYNLDLTGKNAVVLGRSILVGKPLALMLLEKNCTVTIAHSRTQNLADITRQADILVAAIGKPEFVTADMVKPGAIVVDVGINRLDLGEGKSKLVGDVDFAGVAPIASYLTPVPGGIGPMTVTLLLANTVASYRQRLGL, encoded by the coding sequence ATGACTGCTGTACCCCCATCCTGCCAAATTCTTGACGGTAAAGCCCTAGCCCAGAAAATGCAAGGGGAATTACAACGGGACATTGCCCAACTGGTGGCCCAGGGGCATCGATCGCCGGGGTTGGCAGTGTTGATGGTGGGGGACAATCCGGCCAGCGCAGTGTACGTCCGCAATAAGGAAAGAGCCTGTGAAAAATTGAGCATGGTTTCCTTTGGTAAACATTTCCCCGCTGATACGGACCAGGAAACATTGACAGCGGCGATCGCTAGCTTGAATGAAGACGAACGGGTGGACGGCATTTTGGTACAGTTGCCCCTACCGGATCACCTTGATGCAGTCAAACTATTGCACACCATTGATCCCGGTAAAGATGCAGACGGGTTACACCCCGTTAATTTGGGACATTTGGTGCGGGGCGAAACAGGCTTGAGGAGTTGTACCCCAGCGGGGGTGATGGCTTTGTTGGCGGAATATAACCTTGATTTGACCGGCAAAAATGCAGTGGTGTTGGGGCGGAGTATTTTGGTGGGTAAACCCCTGGCCCTGATGTTGCTAGAGAAAAATTGCACCGTCACCATTGCCCATTCTCGCACCCAAAACTTGGCCGACATTACCCGCCAAGCAGACATTCTCGTAGCGGCGATCGGTAAGCCGGAATTTGTCACCGCCGACATGGTCAAACCGGGGGCGATCGTGGTGGATGTGGGCATTAACCGTCTGGATTTAGGGGAAGGAAAATCGAAACTGGTGGGGGACGTGGATTTTGCCGGGGTTGCCCCCATAGCCAGTTACCTCACCCCCGTGCCCGGCGGCATTGGCCCCATGACAGTGACCCTATTGTTAGCTAACACTGTGGCTAGTTATCGACAACGGTTGGGCCTTTGA
- a CDS encoding transporter substrate-binding domain-containing protein — protein sequence MRGTILASCVLSLTLGFSANVTAQTMAVEINGMAMASREASLETIRQRGKLRVGIKDNLRPLGFRDGQGQLVGLEIALAHRLALALLGDEKAVELIPVQNQDRLPLLLNGDVDFIIAQMGQNPARDRLVDFSPPYYLDGVGLISKNQQLTNLERQQPHTIAVLNNSGTIPVIKQAFPQATLVGVDSYDQAYRALEQGQAMAFAGDNSVLSGWVQSQPDYYHWPLQLTVNPLAIAMAKGLQHQALQREVNQTLLELRASGWLRQQWKMWGLPF from the coding sequence ATGCGTGGCACCATTTTAGCTAGTTGCGTACTATCCTTAACTCTTGGTTTTAGCGCCAATGTGACAGCCCAAACCATGGCGGTTGAGATAAATGGAATGGCAATGGCCAGTCGAGAAGCCAGCTTAGAAACCATTCGGCAACGGGGGAAATTAAGGGTGGGGATTAAGGATAATTTGCGGCCATTGGGTTTTCGGGATGGGCAAGGACAATTAGTTGGCTTAGAAATTGCCCTGGCCCATCGTCTAGCTCTAGCTTTACTGGGGGATGAAAAAGCAGTGGAGTTAATTCCGGTGCAAAATCAAGACCGGTTACCCTTACTACTCAATGGTGACGTGGATTTCATCATCGCCCAAATGGGCCAAAATCCCGCCCGAGATCGCCTGGTGGACTTTTCCCCTCCCTATTACCTCGATGGGGTGGGTTTAATTAGCAAAAATCAGCAATTGACCAACTTGGAGCGGCAACAGCCCCATACCATTGCGGTGCTTAATAATAGTGGCACCATCCCCGTTATTAAACAGGCGTTTCCCCAGGCTACCCTCGTAGGGGTCGATTCCTACGATCAAGCTTATAGAGCATTAGAACAGGGGCAAGCTATGGCCTTTGCCGGGGACAACTCTGTGCTGAGCGGCTGGGTGCAATCCCAACCTGATTATTACCATTGGCCATTGCAATTAACAGTCAACCCGTTGGCGATCGCCATGGCCAAAGGACTACAACACCAAGCTTTGCAACGGGAAGTTAACCAAACCCTATTGGAGTTGCGTGCTTCCGGTTGGCTCCGGCAACAATGGAAAATGTGGGGACTCCCCTTTTGA
- the rbfA gene encoding 30S ribosome-binding factor RbfA, with product MATSRRVSRVSSLIKREVSQMLLHEIKDDRVGTGMVSVTEVEVSGDLQHAKIFVSIYGSPEAKAATMAGLHSAAPFVRRELGQRMRLRRTPEVSFLEDRSLERGDKILNLLNNLPPAIATEDKDWADQDAGVALD from the coding sequence ATGGCCACCAGTCGTCGAGTTTCCCGGGTGTCATCCCTAATTAAGCGGGAAGTTAGTCAAATGCTTCTCCACGAAATTAAAGATGACCGGGTGGGCACAGGCATGGTTAGCGTGACGGAAGTGGAGGTTTCCGGCGATTTACAGCACGCCAAAATTTTCGTCAGTATTTACGGCTCCCCCGAAGCAAAAGCTGCCACCATGGCCGGCTTACATTCCGCGGCCCCGTTTGTCCGTCGGGAATTGGGGCAACGGATGCGTTTACGGCGCACCCCCGAAGTTTCCTTTTTGGAAGACCGATCTCTGGAACGGGGCGATAAAATTCTCAATCTGCTTAATAATTTGCCCCCGGCGATCGCCACGGAAGATAAAGACTGGGCAGATCAAGATGCCGGTGTGGCCCTGGATTAG